The genomic region CCCCTCCTCCACCCGGCTGCTGGCCGACCGGCTCGCCGAGGCCGCGCGTGAACGGCTCGCGTCCGGCCAGGACCGCCACGTCGAGGTCCAGGTCGTCGAGCTGCGCGACCTCGCCGTCGACATCGCCAACCACCTGGTCACCGGCTTCCCGCCAGCCGGCCTGAAGAAGGCGATCGACGCGGTGACCGGGGCTGACGGGCTGATCGCCGTGACGCCCGTCTTCACCGCCTCGTACAGCGGGCTGTTCAAGTCCTTCTTCGACCTGATCGACAACACCGCGCTGACCGGCAAGCCCGTCGTCATCGCGGCGACCGGCGGAACGCCCCGGCACTCGCTGGTGCTGGAGCACGCGATGCGGCCGCTCTTCGCCTATCTGCGGGCCGTCGTCCTGCCGACCTCCGTGTACGCGGCGTCGGAGGACTGGGGCTCGAACGGCGACGAGTACACCGAGGGCCTGCCCTCCCGGATCCGGCGGGCGGGAGGCGAGCTCGCCTCCGCCGTAACCGGGCGGACCGTCTCCGGCGCCTCCCGGGCCCTCACCCTCGACGACGGCGAGGACGCGGTCGTCCCGTTCGAGGAGCAGCTCGCCGGCCTGCGGGTCGGCTGAACACCCGGCATCGGGGGTCGTCGGGCCCCCGATGCCCGCCTTGACTACAGTTGATCCCTGTATGCCGCAAATGTTGAAAACAATGGAGGCAGACATGGGCAGGATCGTCGTGGGCGTGGACGGATCGGACGCCTCGATCAAGGCGCTCCGCTGGGCCGTGCGCCAGGCCGAGCTGACCGGCGACACCGTCGAGGCGGTCAACAGCTGGGAGTACCCCGCGACCAGCTGGGCGTCCATGATGCCGGGCATGCCGGAGGACTTCGACCCGCAGGAGGCGGCGACCGTGGCGCTCACCGAGGCGCTGGAGGAGGCCCTCGGCGCCGAGGGAGCGGCGGCGGTCGAGAAGATCGTCGTGATCGGCAACCCCGCCCAGACCCTGCTGGACCGCGCCAGGGGAGCGAACCTGCTGGTCGTGGGCGCCCGTGGCTACACCGGCTTCAAGGCGACCCTGCTCGGCTCGGTCAGCCTCCATGTCACCCAGCACGCCGACTGCCCGGTCACCGTCGTCCGCGACTGAGCGAACACGCTGAAGGGCGGGCATCCGGCACACCGGATGCCCGCCCTTCCGTGGCGCGTCAGCCCTGAGCGTTGATGTGGCTGATCACCCGGTCGAACTCCTCAGTGGGCGAGAAGTCCACGAATTCGCAGTCCTCCAACGCCTCGGGGACGTGCCCGGGCGGCCAGTAGAACGCCTGGCCCTCCTCGTAGACCTCGTACGCCTCCGGGCCCGCGCCGGTCCGCAGCCTCAGCCGCCCCTTCAGGAGGTAGCCCCAGTGCGGGCAGGGGCACATGTCGTCGGGGAGCCCCTTGAGCGCCGGGCCCATGTCCGCGCCCTTGACCAGCCGGATCAGGGCGACGCTCAGGTCA from Streptomyces sp. QL37 harbors:
- a CDS encoding FMN reductase, whose protein sequence is MTALATTPLKIVAVAAGLSSPSSTRLLADRLAEAARERLASGQDRHVEVQVVELRDLAVDIANHLVTGFPPAGLKKAIDAVTGADGLIAVTPVFTASYSGLFKSFFDLIDNTALTGKPVVIAATGGTPRHSLVLEHAMRPLFAYLRAVVLPTSVYAASEDWGSNGDEYTEGLPSRIRRAGGELASAVTGRTVSGASRALTLDDGEDAVVPFEEQLAGLRVG
- a CDS encoding universal stress protein; protein product: MGRIVVGVDGSDASIKALRWAVRQAELTGDTVEAVNSWEYPATSWASMMPGMPEDFDPQEAATVALTEALEEALGAEGAAAVEKIVVIGNPAQTLLDRARGANLLVVGARGYTGFKATLLGSVSLHVTQHADCPVTVVRD